One part of the Streptomyces sp. NBC_00286 genome encodes these proteins:
- the ftsW gene encoding putative lipid II flippase FtsW, with translation MPSNRTGRPAAPRATARPAVAPPPSDNPVRRLYTRARRAWDRPLTAYYLILGSSMLITVLGIVMVYSASQIKALQLSLPGTYFFRKQFLAAVLGTILLLIASRMPSKLHRALAYPMLLGSVFLMVLVQIPGIGVAVNGNQNWISVGGPFQLQPSEFGKLALVLWGADLLARKQDKRLLTQWKHMLVPLVPVAFMLLGLIMLGGDMGTAIILTAILFGLLWLAGAPTRLFAGVLAIAGTLGLMLITTSPNRMARLGCIGATEPGPNDTCWQAVHGIYALASGGIFGSGLGASVEKWGQLPEAHTDFIFAITGEELGLAGTLSVLALFAALGYAGIRVAGRTEDPFVRYAAGGVTTWITAQAVINIGAVLGLLPIAGVPLPLFSYGGSALLPTMFAIGLLIAFAREDPAARMALAMRQPRFGRKRAGGSGTTRRPRSWNTMRRRASARSSGER, from the coding sequence ATGCCGAGTAACCGCACCGGTCGGCCCGCCGCCCCGCGCGCCACCGCGCGCCCCGCCGTCGCCCCTCCGCCGAGCGACAACCCCGTACGCCGCCTCTACACGCGTGCGCGCCGTGCCTGGGACCGGCCGCTGACCGCGTACTACCTGATCCTCGGCAGCAGCATGCTGATCACTGTGCTGGGGATCGTGATGGTGTACTCGGCCTCCCAGATCAAGGCGCTGCAACTGTCGCTGCCGGGAACGTACTTCTTCCGGAAGCAGTTCCTGGCCGCCGTGCTGGGCACGATCCTGCTGCTGATCGCCTCGCGGATGCCGTCCAAGCTGCACCGCGCGCTGGCGTATCCGATGCTCCTGGGCTCGGTCTTCCTGATGGTCCTGGTGCAGATCCCGGGGATAGGGGTCGCGGTGAACGGCAACCAGAACTGGATCTCCGTCGGCGGCCCGTTCCAGCTCCAGCCCAGTGAGTTCGGCAAGCTCGCGCTCGTGCTGTGGGGCGCCGATCTGCTCGCCCGCAAGCAGGACAAGCGGCTGTTGACCCAGTGGAAGCACATGCTGGTGCCGCTCGTGCCGGTGGCCTTCATGCTGCTCGGCCTGATCATGCTCGGCGGCGACATGGGCACGGCGATCATCCTCACCGCGATCCTGTTCGGGCTGCTCTGGCTGGCAGGAGCCCCGACGCGGCTCTTCGCGGGCGTACTGGCCATCGCCGGGACGCTCGGCTTGATGCTGATCACGACCAGCCCGAACCGTATGGCGCGGCTGGGCTGCATCGGCGCCACCGAGCCCGGACCGAACGACACCTGCTGGCAGGCCGTGCACGGAATCTACGCCCTCGCCTCCGGCGGAATTTTCGGTTCCGGCCTCGGTGCGAGCGTGGAGAAATGGGGCCAACTCCCGGAAGCACACACGGACTTCATCTTCGCCATCACCGGGGAGGAACTGGGCCTGGCGGGGACGCTGTCGGTACTCGCCCTCTTCGCGGCTCTAGGCTATGCGGGTATCCGCGTGGCCGGACGCACGGAGGACCCCTTCGTGAGGTACGCCGCGGGTGGCGTGACCACCTGGATCACGGCCCAGGCCGTGATCAACATCGGTGCGGTGCTCGGCCTGCTGCCGATCGCCGGAGTCCCGCTCCCGCTGTTCTCCTACGGGGGTTCCGCTTTGCTGCCGACCATGTTCGCCATCGGGCTCCTGATCGCCTTCGCGCGGGAGGATCCCGCTGCGCGGATGGCGCTTGCGATGCGACAACCACGCTTTGGTAGAAAGCGGGCTGGAGGTTCCGGAACCACTCGGAGACCTCGGAGCTGGAACACGATGCGACGGCGCGCTTCGGCGCGTTCGTCCGGAGAGCGGTGA
- the murD gene encoding UDP-N-acetylmuramoyl-L-alanine--D-glutamate ligase: MTTWQGRNITVAGLGVSGISAARALAGLGASVTVVDGGASPALRERADSLETEGISVRLGDAENLPEGTDLVVTSPGWKPTSPLFAAAEKAGVDVVGDVEIAWLLRGPDAAPWLAVTGTNGKTTTTQMLASILSAAGLRTAAVGNIGTPIIDVVLSEEPYSDLDVLAVELSSYQLHWAPSLRAHSAVVLNIAPDHLDWHGSMEAYAADKGRIYEGNRVACVYNVADKATEDLVRAADVEEGCRAIGFTLGTPGPSQLGVVEGLLVDRAFVEDRHKQAQELAEVGDVQPPAPHNIANALAAAALARAYGVPAAAVRDGLRAFRPDAHRIQHIADVGGVAYIDDSKATNTHAAEASLAAYESIVWIAGGLAKGATFDELVAKSAKRLRGVVLFGADRALIRQALARHAPEVPVVDLDRTDTGAMFEAVQEATRLARAGDTVLMAPACASMDMFTNYNQRGDMFAEAVRELGAASA, translated from the coding sequence GTGACCACTTGGCAGGGCCGGAACATCACCGTCGCCGGCCTCGGCGTGAGCGGCATCAGCGCCGCCCGCGCCCTGGCCGGCCTCGGCGCGTCCGTCACGGTCGTCGACGGGGGCGCCTCCCCGGCACTCCGGGAGCGGGCCGACTCCCTTGAGACAGAGGGCATTTCGGTACGTCTCGGAGACGCCGAGAACCTTCCCGAGGGCACCGACCTCGTGGTCACCTCGCCGGGCTGGAAGCCCACCTCACCGCTCTTCGCCGCGGCCGAGAAGGCAGGCGTGGACGTGGTCGGCGACGTGGAGATCGCCTGGCTGCTGCGTGGCCCGGATGCCGCGCCCTGGCTCGCCGTCACGGGCACCAACGGCAAGACCACCACCACGCAGATGCTCGCGTCGATCCTGAGCGCCGCGGGCCTGCGTACGGCCGCCGTCGGCAACATCGGCACGCCGATCATCGATGTCGTGCTGAGCGAGGAACCGTACAGCGATCTCGATGTACTCGCCGTCGAACTCTCCAGCTACCAACTGCACTGGGCGCCCTCCCTGCGCGCCCACTCCGCCGTCGTGCTCAACATCGCGCCCGACCACCTCGACTGGCACGGCTCCATGGAGGCGTACGCCGCCGACAAGGGCCGTATCTACGAGGGCAATCGGGTCGCCTGCGTCTACAACGTCGCGGACAAGGCCACCGAGGACCTGGTGCGCGCTGCGGACGTCGAGGAGGGCTGCCGGGCGATCGGCTTCACGCTGGGTACGCCCGGGCCGTCCCAACTCGGCGTCGTGGAGGGCCTGCTGGTCGACCGCGCCTTCGTCGAGGACCGGCACAAGCAGGCCCAGGAACTCGCGGAGGTCGGCGACGTCCAGCCGCCCGCCCCGCACAACATCGCCAACGCCCTTGCGGCGGCGGCCCTTGCGCGCGCCTACGGAGTACCCGCCGCGGCCGTACGAGACGGGCTGCGGGCCTTCCGTCCGGACGCGCACCGCATCCAGCACATCGCCGACGTCGGCGGGGTCGCCTACATCGACGACTCCAAGGCCACCAACACCCATGCCGCGGAAGCCTCATTGGCGGCGTACGAATCGATCGTGTGGATCGCCGGAGGGCTCGCCAAGGGCGCGACCTTCGACGAACTGGTCGCCAAGTCGGCAAAGCGACTCCGGGGCGTCGTCCTGTTCGGTGCCGACCGGGCCCTGATCCGGCAGGCGCTGGCGCGACACGCGCCCGAAGTACCGGTCGTCGACCTCGACCGGACCGACACTGGGGCGATGTTCGAGGCCGTCCAGGAGGCGACGCGGCTCGCCCGCGCGGGAGACACGGTGCTCATGGCTCCCGCCTGTGCCTCCATGGACATGTTCACCAACTACAACCAGCGCGGCGACATGTTCGCGGAGGCCGTCCGCGAACTCGGCGCCGCGAGCGCCTGA
- a CDS encoding UDP-N-acetylmuramoyl-L-alanyl-D-glutamate--2,6-diaminopimelate ligase, protein MTTITSDPGKHPEPGPSLRRAGGAPGTLTAVPHADQSQTTQKGVPVTFPGPPRPVQVSATDLADLADQLGVTAPAAAEVTGITHDSRAVRPGDLYAALPGARLHGADFVTQAAGLGAAAVLTDPTGAERAAATGLPVLVVDNPRGRMGELAATIYGRPGRDLLQIGITGTSGKTTTAYLIEGGLKTVRSTGLIGTVETRIGDERIKSERTTPEATDLQALFAVMRERGVDAVAMEVSSHALVLGRVDGCVFDIAVFTNLSPEHMEFHSDMEDYFGAKAQLFTPKRSRFGVVNFDDEYGRRLIKESTVPVMTFSAEGHPDADWRAEDVEVGPLDSTFVAIGPKGERISAKSPLAGPFNVANTLAAIVALAAAGLDAQTAADGIAAVPGVPGRLERVDAGQPYLAVVDYAHKTDAVESVLRALRKVTEGKIHIVLGCGGDRDKSKRMPMGAAAARLADTAVLTSDNPRSEDPLAILATMLAGAADVPAHERGEVAVFEDRAAAIAAAVARAEPGDTVLVAGKGHEQGQDIAGVVRPFDDRQVLREAIQKTQG, encoded by the coding sequence GTGACAACGATCACTTCTGACCCGGGGAAACATCCGGAGCCCGGCCCCTCGCTTCGCCGTGCCGGGGGCGCGCCCGGTACGCTCACCGCCGTGCCACACGCTGATCAGTCCCAAACCACCCAGAAGGGCGTTCCTGTGACATTTCCGGGGCCGCCGCGACCGGTTCAGGTCTCCGCCACGGACCTGGCGGACCTCGCCGATCAGCTGGGTGTCACCGCCCCCGCTGCGGCCGAGGTCACGGGCATCACCCACGACTCCCGGGCCGTACGCCCGGGCGACCTCTATGCCGCGCTGCCCGGTGCCCGGCTGCACGGCGCCGACTTCGTGACGCAGGCCGCGGGCCTCGGTGCGGCGGCCGTGCTCACGGACCCGACCGGCGCCGAACGCGCCGCCGCGACCGGCCTTCCGGTCCTCGTCGTCGATAATCCGCGCGGACGGATGGGCGAACTGGCGGCCACGATCTACGGCCGCCCCGGCCGCGATCTCCTCCAGATCGGCATCACGGGCACCTCGGGCAAGACCACGACGGCGTACCTCATCGAGGGCGGCCTCAAGACGGTCCGTAGCACCGGACTCATCGGCACGGTCGAGACGCGTATCGGCGACGAGCGCATCAAGTCGGAGCGGACGACTCCCGAGGCCACCGACCTCCAGGCGCTGTTCGCGGTGATGCGCGAGCGCGGCGTGGACGCGGTCGCCATGGAGGTGTCCAGCCACGCACTGGTCCTCGGCCGGGTCGACGGCTGTGTCTTCGACATCGCCGTCTTCACGAACCTCAGCCCGGAGCACATGGAGTTCCACTCCGACATGGAGGACTACTTCGGGGCCAAGGCGCAGCTGTTCACGCCGAAACGCAGCCGTTTCGGCGTGGTCAACTTCGACGACGAGTACGGACGGAGGCTCATCAAGGAATCCACCGTCCCTGTGATGACGTTTTCCGCCGAGGGACACCCGGACGCCGACTGGCGTGCCGAGGACGTCGAGGTCGGCCCGCTGGACTCGACGTTCGTCGCGATCGGCCCCAAGGGGGAGCGGATCAGCGCCAAGTCGCCGCTCGCGGGCCCCTTCAACGTCGCCAACACACTCGCCGCGATCGTCGCCCTGGCCGCAGCCGGGCTCGACGCCCAGACCGCGGCCGACGGCATCGCCGCCGTACCGGGTGTGCCGGGCCGCCTGGAACGCGTGGACGCCGGTCAGCCGTACCTCGCGGTCGTCGACTACGCGCACAAGACGGACGCCGTGGAATCGGTGCTGCGCGCCCTGCGCAAGGTCACCGAGGGCAAGATCCACATCGTGCTCGGCTGCGGCGGAGACCGCGACAAGTCCAAGCGGATGCCGATGGGCGCCGCCGCGGCCCGCCTCGCCGACACCGCCGTACTGACGTCGGACAACCCCCGCTCCGAGGACCCCCTCGCGATCCTCGCCACCATGCTCGCGGGCGCCGCCGATGTGCCGGCGCACGAGCGCGGCGAGGTCGCGGTCTTCGAGGACCGGGCCGCCGCGATCGCCGCGGCCGTCGCCCGCGCCGAACCCGGCGACACCGTGCTGGTCGCGGGCAAGGGCCACGAGCAGGGCCAGGACATCGCCGGGGTGGTCCGTCCCTTCGACGATCGCCAGGTGCTTCGCGAAGCTATCCAGAAGACCCAGGGATGA
- a CDS encoding UDP-N-acetylmuramoyl-tripeptide--D-alanyl-D-alanine ligase produces the protein MIALSLAEIASVVGGQTYDISDPSVQITGPVVRDSREVEPGSLFVAFVGERVDGHDFAAQVVEGGATAVLASRPVGVPAIVVDDVQAALGALARHVVERLGATLVALTGSAGKTSTKDLIAQVLRRKAPTVFTPGSLNNEIGLPLTALSATEETRFLVLEMGARGIGHIRYLAGLTPPKIGLVLNVGTAHIGEFGGREQIAQAKGELVEALPEEGAAILNADDPLVRAMASRTKARVILFGESGEADVRAENVRLTESGQPAFRLHTPSGASDVTMRLYGEHHVSNALAAAAVAHELGMSADEIAVALSEAGSLSRWRMEVTERPDGVTVVNDAYNANPESMRAALRALAAMGGASRARGGRTWAVLGKMAELGDEALAEHDAVGRLAVRLNVSKLVAVGGREASWLQLGAYNEGSWGEESVHVSDAQAAVDLLRNELRPGDVVLVKASRSVGLEWVAQALLEGAEGEVAAR, from the coding sequence GTGATCGCCCTCTCTCTCGCCGAGATCGCCTCAGTCGTCGGCGGGCAGACGTACGACATATCGGATCCGTCGGTCCAGATCACCGGACCGGTCGTCAGGGACTCCCGAGAGGTGGAGCCAGGCAGCCTGTTCGTCGCCTTCGTGGGCGAGCGCGTGGACGGCCACGACTTCGCCGCACAGGTCGTCGAGGGGGGCGCCACCGCCGTACTGGCGTCCCGGCCCGTCGGTGTGCCCGCGATCGTCGTGGACGACGTCCAGGCGGCCCTCGGAGCCCTCGCCCGCCATGTCGTCGAGCGGCTCGGCGCGACCCTCGTGGCCCTCACCGGCTCCGCCGGCAAGACCAGCACCAAGGACCTGATCGCGCAGGTACTCCGGCGCAAAGCCCCGACCGTGTTCACACCGGGCTCGCTCAACAACGAGATCGGGCTGCCCCTCACCGCGCTCAGCGCCACCGAGGAGACGAGGTTCCTCGTCCTGGAGATGGGCGCCCGCGGTATCGGCCACATCCGCTACCTCGCGGGACTGACCCCGCCGAAGATCGGCCTCGTCCTGAACGTCGGCACCGCCCACATCGGCGAGTTCGGCGGACGCGAGCAGATCGCCCAGGCCAAGGGCGAGCTGGTGGAGGCGCTCCCCGAAGAGGGCGCCGCGATTCTCAACGCCGACGATCCCCTCGTACGCGCCATGGCATCCCGTACGAAGGCCCGCGTGATCCTCTTCGGCGAGTCCGGCGAAGCGGACGTACGGGCCGAGAACGTGCGGCTCACGGAGAGCGGGCAGCCCGCGTTCAGGCTTCACACACCCTCCGGTGCGAGTGATGTGACCATGCGCCTGTACGGTGAGCACCACGTGTCGAACGCGCTCGCCGCGGCCGCCGTCGCCCATGAGTTGGGCATGTCCGCAGACGAGATCGCCGTCGCGCTCTCCGAGGCGGGCTCCCTCTCCCGCTGGCGGATGGAGGTCACCGAGCGCCCGGACGGCGTGACGGTCGTCAACGACGCCTACAACGCGAACCCCGAATCCATGCGGGCGGCCCTGCGTGCGCTGGCTGCCATGGGCGGAGCCTCACGGGCAAGGGGGGGCCGGACCTGGGCGGTGCTCGGCAAGATGGCCGAGCTCGGGGACGAGGCGCTCGCCGAGCACGACGCGGTCGGACGGCTCGCCGTCCGGCTCAACGTCAGCAAGCTCGTCGCGGTCGGGGGCAGGGAAGCGTCCTGGCTCCAACTGGGCGCATATAACGAGGGTTCGTGGGGTGAGGAGTCGGTGCACGTGTCCGACGCACAGGCGGCTGTCGACCTGTTGCGCAATGAGCTGCGCCCGGGGGACGTCGTGCTCGTGAAGGCATCCAGATCGGTGGGGCTCGAGTGGGTGGCTCAGGCGCTGCTCGAGGGTGCCGAGGGTGAGGTCGCCGCCCGATGA
- the rsmH gene encoding 16S rRNA (cytosine(1402)-N(4))-methyltransferase RsmH — translation MGREAHSNEGGGGRREGRSRHVPVMLQRCLDLLAPALERPGAVVVDCTLGLGGHSEALLTRFPEARLVALDRDKEALRLSGERLAPFGDRATLVHAVYDELPDVLDRLGLPRVQGVLFDLGVSSMQLDEAERGFAYAQDAPLDMRMDQSTGVSAAEVLNTYPPGELVRILRVYGEEKQAKRIVSAIVRERGKEPFSNSARLVELIRDALPQAAKRTGGNPAKRTFQALRIEVNGELTVLERAIPAAVEALAVGGRIAVLSYHSLEDRLVKQVFAAGAATTAPAGLPVVPERYQPRLKLLTRGAELPTEEEIAENRRAAPARLRGAERIRESVE, via the coding sequence GCCCCCGCGCTGGAGCGGCCCGGAGCCGTCGTCGTCGACTGCACCCTCGGCCTCGGCGGGCACAGCGAGGCCCTGCTCACCCGGTTCCCCGAGGCCCGTCTCGTCGCTCTGGACCGCGACAAGGAGGCGTTGCGCCTCTCCGGAGAGCGGCTCGCCCCCTTCGGTGACCGGGCCACCCTGGTGCACGCCGTCTACGACGAACTCCCCGACGTACTCGACCGGCTCGGGCTCCCGCGCGTCCAGGGCGTCCTCTTCGACCTCGGCGTCTCTTCCATGCAGCTCGACGAGGCGGAGCGCGGGTTCGCGTACGCCCAGGACGCCCCGCTCGATATGCGGATGGACCAGTCGACCGGGGTGAGCGCGGCCGAGGTGCTCAACACGTATCCACCGGGCGAACTCGTCCGGATCCTCAGGGTGTACGGCGAGGAGAAGCAGGCCAAGCGGATCGTGTCCGCGATCGTGCGTGAGCGCGGTAAGGAGCCGTTCAGCAACAGCGCGCGTCTCGTCGAGCTGATCCGGGACGCGCTGCCGCAGGCAGCCAAGCGCACCGGAGGCAACCCGGCCAAGCGGACCTTCCAGGCGCTGCGTATCGAGGTCAACGGCGAACTCACCGTCCTGGAGAGGGCGATTCCCGCGGCGGTGGAGGCGCTCGCCGTCGGTGGCCGGATCGCCGTCCTGTCGTATCACTCGCTGGAGGACCGGTTGGTCAAGCAGGTGTTCGCGGCCGGTGCCGCCACCACCGCGCCGGCCGGCCTGCCGGTGGTGCCCGAGCGCTATCAGCCCCGGCTGAAGCTGTTGACGCGCGGTGCGGAGCTCCCCACGGAGGAGGAGATCGCTGAGAACCGGCGGGCCGCCCCGGCGCGGCTGCGCGGGGCCGAGCGCATCAGGGAGTCCGTCGAATGA
- a CDS encoding peptidoglycan D,D-transpeptidase FtsI family protein, with protein MSDKEPPRRRVPSPAKSVRPASRRPGPGARPPRRPAKPRAGRSPRPRMIRLGSPRPRLRLVSLALTLVMIAFVVRLLQVQAVDANVYSAKAEQNRYFSRTLPAERGGITDRNGVELATSVDANDITADPTMFTRKATKIDDAPEQAAALLGPILGKEPAELAEKLRTQGTQYVLLARRQTPQVWTQINDLKTTLAEKAQKDRTAVNVLAGVFQEPSSKRVYPNGDLGAGILGWVNADGKGGGGIEQQLNEELSGKDGKIRYAQAGGHRVPTAGSTETPAVAGSEVELTIDRDIQWAAQSAITEQVKESKADRGYVIVQDNKTGEILAMANSPGFDPNDLTQARSAALGNAALQDAYEPGSTAKVMSMAAVLEENAATPSTHVTVPNRLHRGDRLFQDDIDHPTWYLTLNGVLAKSSNIGTILATGQLGKTQKQANQVLYSYLRKFGIGRETGLGFPGETDGILAPADKWSTSQQYTIPFGQGVSINAMQAASVYSTIANGGVRVEPSLVRGTKGADGRFTPAPKPQKTRVVSEKTAKTLAQMLESVVDDEEGTGTKARIPGYRVAGKTGTANRVDPDTGRYRGYTSSFAGFAPADNSRVTVYCAIQNATKGSYFGGQICGPVYKEVLEFALKTLQVPPTGKAPARLPVTFNP; from the coding sequence GTGTCCGACAAGGAACCCCCGCGCCGCCGAGTGCCGTCGCCCGCCAAGTCCGTACGCCCCGCCAGTCGGCGTCCGGGACCAGGCGCCCGCCCACCGCGCCGCCCGGCCAAGCCCCGCGCAGGTCGCTCACCGCGGCCGCGCATGATCCGGCTGGGTAGCCCCCGCCCCCGGCTGCGCCTGGTCAGCCTCGCCCTGACGCTGGTGATGATCGCCTTCGTGGTGCGGCTGCTCCAGGTGCAGGCGGTCGACGCGAACGTGTATTCGGCCAAGGCCGAACAGAACAGGTACTTCAGTCGCACCCTGCCCGCCGAGCGCGGCGGGATCACCGACCGCAACGGCGTCGAGCTGGCCACCAGCGTGGACGCGAACGACATCACGGCCGACCCCACGATGTTCACGCGGAAGGCGACGAAGATCGACGACGCCCCCGAGCAGGCCGCCGCGCTGCTCGGCCCGATCCTCGGCAAGGAACCCGCCGAGCTCGCCGAGAAGCTCCGAACGCAGGGCACCCAGTACGTCCTGCTGGCCCGCCGCCAGACCCCGCAGGTCTGGACGCAGATCAACGACCTGAAGACGACGCTCGCCGAGAAGGCCCAGAAGGACAGGACGGCCGTGAACGTGCTCGCGGGCGTCTTTCAGGAGCCCAGCAGCAAGCGGGTGTATCCGAACGGCGACCTCGGCGCCGGGATACTGGGCTGGGTCAACGCCGACGGCAAGGGCGGCGGCGGTATCGAGCAGCAGCTGAACGAGGAACTGTCCGGCAAGGATGGCAAGATCCGCTACGCCCAGGCCGGCGGCCACCGGGTGCCGACCGCGGGCAGCACCGAAACGCCCGCCGTGGCTGGTTCCGAGGTGGAGCTGACCATCGACCGCGACATCCAGTGGGCCGCGCAGAGCGCCATCACCGAGCAGGTCAAGGAGTCCAAGGCGGACCGCGGCTATGTGATCGTCCAGGACAACAAGACCGGCGAGATCCTCGCGATGGCCAACTCGCCCGGCTTCGACCCGAACGACCTCACACAAGCCCGGTCGGCGGCGCTCGGCAACGCGGCCCTCCAGGACGCGTACGAACCCGGCTCCACCGCGAAGGTCATGTCGATGGCGGCCGTCCTGGAGGAGAACGCCGCCACGCCCTCGACGCATGTCACGGTGCCCAACCGGCTGCACCGCGGCGACCGGCTCTTCCAGGACGACATCGACCACCCGACCTGGTACCTGACGCTCAACGGCGTCCTCGCCAAGTCCAGCAACATCGGCACCATCCTGGCGACCGGCCAACTCGGCAAGACCCAGAAGCAGGCCAACCAGGTCCTCTACTCGTATCTGCGCAAGTTCGGCATCGGCCGCGAGACCGGACTCGGCTTCCCCGGCGAGACGGACGGCATCCTCGCGCCCGCCGACAAGTGGTCGACCTCGCAGCAGTACACGATTCCTTTCGGCCAGGGCGTGTCGATCAACGCGATGCAGGCGGCGTCCGTGTACTCGACGATCGCGAACGGCGGCGTACGCGTCGAGCCGAGCCTCGTACGAGGTACCAAGGGAGCCGACGGCCGCTTCACACCCGCCCCGAAGCCCCAGAAGACAAGGGTCGTGAGCGAGAAGACGGCGAAGACCCTCGCCCAGATGCTGGAGTCCGTCGTGGACGACGAGGAGGGCACCGGCACCAAGGCCCGTATCCCCGGCTACCGCGTCGCGGGGAAGACGGGCACCGCCAACCGAGTGGATCCGGACACCGGCCGCTACCGCGGCTACACCTCCTCGTTCGCCGGCTTCGCGCCCGCCGACAACTCCCGGGTGACCGTGTACTGCGCGATCCAGAACGCCACCAAGGGCAGCTACTTCGGTGGCCAGATCTGCGGGCCCGTCTACAAGGAGGTACTGGAGTTCGCCCTCAAGACCCTCCAGGTCCCGCCCACCGGAAAGGCGCCCGCCCGACTTCCGGTCACCTTCAATCCCTGA
- the mraY gene encoding phospho-N-acetylmuramoyl-pentapeptide-transferase, whose product MMNQILFSGVIGLFLTLVGTPLLIKLLARKGYGQYIRDDGPREHHAKRGTPTMGGIAFILATIIAYFLSKVITGKPPTFSGVLVLGLMGGMGLVGFLDDYIKIVKRRSLGLRAKAKMAGQLIVGISFAVLSLQFADSRGQTPASTKLSFVQDFGWTIGPVLFVVWALFMILAMSNGVNLTDGLDGLATGASVMVFGAYTFIGVWQFQESCANGDTLTNPTACFEVRDPLDLAVVASALMGACFGFLWWNTSPAKIFMGDTGSLALGGALAGLAICSRTELLLALLGGLFVLITMSVVIQVGSFRLTGKRVFRMAPLQHHFELKGWSEVLVVVRFWIIQGMCVIVGLGLFYAGWAADK is encoded by the coding sequence ATGATGAACCAGATCCTGTTCTCGGGAGTCATCGGCCTGTTCCTGACTCTCGTGGGCACCCCGCTGCTGATCAAACTCCTCGCCCGCAAGGGCTACGGCCAGTACATCCGCGACGACGGCCCGCGCGAGCACCACGCCAAGCGCGGTACGCCGACCATGGGCGGCATCGCCTTCATCCTGGCCACGATCATCGCGTACTTCCTCAGCAAGGTGATCACCGGAAAGCCGCCGACGTTCTCCGGGGTGCTGGTGCTCGGACTGATGGGCGGCATGGGCCTGGTCGGCTTCCTCGACGACTACATCAAGATCGTCAAGCGGAGGTCGCTCGGTCTGCGGGCCAAGGCCAAGATGGCCGGCCAGCTGATCGTCGGCATCAGCTTCGCCGTGCTCTCGCTGCAGTTCGCGGACAGCCGGGGCCAGACACCGGCCTCCACGAAGCTCTCCTTCGTACAGGACTTCGGCTGGACCATCGGCCCGGTGCTGTTCGTGGTCTGGGCGCTGTTCATGATCCTCGCCATGTCGAACGGCGTGAACCTCACCGACGGTCTCGACGGCCTCGCCACCGGCGCCTCCGTCATGGTCTTCGGCGCCTATACGTTCATCGGCGTCTGGCAGTTCCAGGAGTCCTGCGCCAACGGGGACACGCTGACCAACCCGACCGCCTGCTTCGAAGTACGCGATCCACTCGACCTCGCGGTCGTCGCCTCCGCACTGATGGGCGCCTGCTTCGGCTTCCTGTGGTGGAACACCTCACCCGCCAAGATCTTCATGGGCGACACCGGCTCGCTGGCGCTCGGCGGCGCGCTCGCCGGACTCGCCATCTGCTCCCGCACCGAGCTGTTGCTCGCGCTGCTCGGCGGTCTCTTCGTCCTGATCACCATGTCGGTCGTCATCCAGGTCGGCTCCTTCCGGCTGACCGGGAAGCGCGTCTTCCGCATGGCACCCCTCCAGCACCACTTCGAACTCAAGGGGTGGTCCGAAGTCCTTGTCGTGGTCCGCTTCTGGATCATCCAGGGCATGTGCGTGATCGTGGGTCTGGGTCTCTTCTACGCAGGGTGGGCAGCCGACAAGTGA